The following coding sequences are from one Xiphophorus couchianus chromosome 7, X_couchianus-1.0, whole genome shotgun sequence window:
- the ap2a1 gene encoding AP-2 complex subunit alpha-2 isoform X3, which translates to MPAVSKGDGMRGLAVFISDIRNCKSKEAEIKRINKELANIRSKFKGDKALDGYSKKKYVCKLLFIFLLGHDIDFGHMEAVNLLSSNKYTEKQIGYLFISVLVNSNSELIRLINNAIKNDLSSRNPTFMCLALHCIANVGSREMAEAFASEIPRILVAGDTMDSVKQSAALCLLRLYKTSPDLVLMGEWTSRVVHLLNDQHMGVVTAAISLITCLSQKNPDEFKTCVSLAVSRLSRIVSSASTDLQDYTYYFVPAPWLSCKLLRLLQCYPPPEDGAVKGRLVECLETILNKAQEPPKSKKVQHSNAKNAILFEAISLIIHYDSEPNLLVRACNQLGQFLQHRETNLRYLALESMCTLASSEFSHEAVKTHIETVINALKTERDVSVRQRAADLLYAMCDRSNAKQIVAEMLSYLETADYSIREEMVLKVAILAEKYAVDYSWYVDTILNLIRIAGDYVSEEVWYRVIQIVINRDDVQGYAAKTVFEALQAPACHENMVKVGGYILGEFGNLIAGDPRSSPLVQFNLLHSKFHLCSVPTRALLLSAYIKFINLFPETKATIQEVLRCDSQIRNSDVELQQRAVEYLKLSSIASTDVLATVLEEMPPFPERESSILAKLKKKKGPGAVSVTELEDSKRESGELNGAGERGPDPSVMAASNASTPSPSADLLGIRSAVPVSAPASSGSLLVDVFSEAGPTASSGAVNDDGFLRFVCKNNGVLFENQLLQIGIKSEYRQNLGRMYLFYGNKTSVQFASFTTTVSCPGELQTQLNVQSKPVEPLVEGGAQIQQVLNIECLTDFSDAPLLNIKFRYGGALQNLTLKLPVTINKFFQPTEMASQDFFQRWKQLSQPQQEAQKIFKANHSMDTEVIKAKLLGLGMALLDNVDPNPENYVCAGVIQTKSQQVGCLLRLEPNAQAQMYRLTLRCSKDSVSKRLCELLAQQF; encoded by the exons GGCTATCTGTTTATCTCAGTGCTGGTGAACAGCAACAGTGAGCTGATTCGTTTGATCAATAATGCCATCAAGAATGACCTGTCCAGTCGTAATCCAACCTTCATGTGCCTGGCACTTCACTGCATCGCCAATGTGGGCAGCCGGGAGATGGCTGAGGCCTTTGCCAGTGAGATCCCTCGCATCTTGGTGGCTGG GGACACGATGGACAGCGTTAAGCAGTCGGCTGCATTGTGTTTGCTGCGCCTCTATAAGACATCTCCTGACTTGGTGTTAATGGGTGAATGGACATCACGTGTGGTGCACCTGCTCAACGACCAACACATG GGTGTTGTGACAGCAGCAATCTCTCTCATCACCTGTTTGAGCCAGAAGAATCCAGATGAGTTCAAGACATGCGTTTCTTTGGCTGTGTCCCGACTCAGCCGG ATTGTGTCATCAGCCTCAACTGATCTGCAGGATTATACCTATTATTTTGTACCTGCCCCTTGGCTGTCCTGCAAACTACTGCGATTACTGCAGTGTTACCCTCCACCAGAAGATGGTGCAGTCAAAGGCCGTCTGGTAGAGTGTCTGGAGACTATCCTGAATAAGGCTCAGGAGCCACCCAAATCTAAGAAGGTGCAGCATTCCAATGCCAAGAACGCCATCTTGTTTGAGGCTATATCACTTATCATCCACTATGACAG TGAGCCAAACCTTCTGGTGCGAGCTTGCAACCAACTTGGCCAGTTCCTGCAACACAGAGAGACCAATCTACGTTATCTAGCTCTGGAAAGCATGTGTACTCTGGCCAGCTCAGAGTTCTCCCACGAAGCTGTCAAGACTCACATCGAGACCGTTATCAATGCACTCAAG actGAAAGAGATGTAAGTGTTCGACAGCGGGCGGCTGATCTGCTTTATGCTATGTGTGATCGCAGCAACGCTAAGCAGATTGTAGCAGAGATGCTGAGCTACCTGGAGACAGCGGACTATTCCATCAGAGAAGAGATG GTGCTGAAAGTAGCCATCCTTGCAGAGAAGTACGCTGTGGATTACTCCTGGTATGTAGACACAATTCTTAACCTCATCCGCATTGCCGGGGACTATGTCAGCGAAGAGGTTTGGTACCGGGTCATTCAGATCGTGATCAACCGAGATGATGTTCAAGGCTACGCCGCCAAGACAGTCTTTGAG GCCCTGCAAGCCCCGGCATGCCATGAGAATATGGTGAAGGTTGGAGGCTACATTCTGGGAGAATTTGGGAATCTGATTGCTGGGGACCCCCGGTCCAG tcCCCTGGTCCAGTTCAACCTTCTCCACTCTAAGTTCCACCTGTGCTCTGTGCCGACCCGTGCCCTTCTTCTGTCGGCTTACATCAAGTTTATTAACCTGTTCCCAGAAACTAAGGCCACAATCCAGGAGGTGTTGCGCTGCGATAGCCAGATCCGCAACTCAGATGTTGAACTGCAGCAGCGAGCTGTGGAGTATTTGAAGCTCTCTTCTATTGCCAGCACGGATGTCCTG GCCACTGTTTTGGAAGAGATGCCTCCATTCCCTGAAAGGGAGTCATCAATTCTTGCTAagctaaagaagaagaaggggcCAGGGGCAGTTTCTGTAACTGAGCTAGAAGACAGCAAAAGAGAGAGCGGCGAGTTGAATGGAGCAGGAGAACGGGGACCGGACCCATCAGTCATGGCTGCCTCTAATGCA TCTACCCCATCTCCATCAGCTGACTTGCTGGGGATTCGTTCTGCGGTTCCAGTTAGCGCTCCAGCCAGCTCAGGCAGTCTACTGGTGGATGTTTTTTCAGAGGCGGGACCCACTGCATCTTCTGGCGCAGTGAACGATGACGGCTTCCTCAG GTTTGTCTGCAAGAACAATGGGGTTCTGTTCGAAAATCAACTTCTGCAGATTGGCATCAAGTCAGAGTACAGACAGAACCTAG GGAGAATGTATTTGttctatggtaacaaaacatcAGTACAGTTCGCCAGCTTTACCACCACAGTGAGCTGTCCCGGAGAGCTTCAGACTC AGCTCAACGTTCAGAGCAAACCAGTGGAACCACTAGTGGAGGGTGGAGCACAAATCCAGCAGGTCCTGAACATCGAGTGCCTGACAGACTTCTCCGATGCTCCACTTCTCAACATCAAGTTCAG ATATGGAGGAGCTCTGCAGAACCTGACTCTCAAACTGCCGGTCACCATCAATAAGTTCTTCCAGCCGACTGAAATGGCCTCTCAAGACTTCTTCCAGCGCTGGAAACAGCTCAgcca GCCTCAACAAGAAGCACAAAAGATATTCAAGGCCAACCACAGCATGGATACCGAAGTAATCAAAGCAAAG CTGCTGGGGTTAGGAATGGCCCTATTGGACAATGTTGACCCCAACCCTGAGAACTATGTTTGTGCTGGAGTCATCCAGACCAAGAGCCAGCAGGTCGGCTGTCTGCTAAGACTGGAGCCAAACGCTCAGGCTCAG ATGTATCGCCTGACTCTGCGCTGCAGCAAAGACTCCGTGTCCAAGCGTCTCTGTGAGCTGCTGGCTCAGCAGTTCTAG
- the LOC114147890 gene encoding dual specificity protein phosphatase 16, which yields MVWSRDAEAERPQLSVILPRLYLGAERDVTQDQLTSLGISYVLSVSRCSPQPSFLPHSRFLRIPIDDSLWDDLLPWIPQALSFIDSAMSSGASVLVHCAAGISRSPALAVAYIMYSLEMDLDHAYRFVKERRPSISPNFNFLGQLQHFQGILDQKASSCDMTRQQQENQQPSTENGGTGLLRSQNRNHCVHTATEDSIIQMRKSLLDDSGNKRGPWTFDLTACQNQRCNQKLCDAPASSLCESRDPLPKCRQLQFPSGCTSVLEKRKSLTLSLTPLGFCPPSSVSSRPQSVVKVSPVHGDPHPQRSPRLSGCSRAEEKEQGLLSPSGITLNKLLDWGERVLLGLVHPVKMGQPALPYRC from the exons ATGGTCTGGTCCCGAGACGCAGAGGCAGAGCGACCCCAGCTGTCCGTCATCCTGCCGCGGCTCTACCTCGGAGCGGAGCGCGACGTGACGCAG gACCAACTGACCTCTCTGGGTATTTCCTACGTGCTGAGTGTGAGCCGATGCAGCCCCCAGCCGTCTTTCCTGCCTCACTCCAGATTCCTGCGCATTCCCATCGATGACTCCCTGTGGGACGACCTGCTGCCCTGGATCCCCCAGGCTCTCAGCTTCATAG ATTCAGCCATGTCCTCTGGGGCCTCAGTGTTGGTGCACTGTGCTGCAGGAATCTCCCGCTCCCCGGCTCTGGCTGTGGCCTACATCATGTACAGCCTGGAAATGGACCTGGACCACGCCTACAG GTTTGTGAAAGAGCGTCGGCCCTCCATTTCCCCAAACTTCAACTTCCTGGGTCAGCTGCAGCACTTCCAAGGCATCCTGGACCAGAAGGCATCCAGCTGTGATATGACcaggcagcagcaggagaatCAGCAGCCGTCCACAGAGAACGGAGGGACCGGATTACTGCGCAGTCAGAACAGAAACCACTGCGTCCACACCGCCACAGAAGACTCAATAATTCAGATGAGAAAATCGCTCTTAGACGACAGCGGTAACAAGCGAGGACCTTGGACCTTTGACCTGACAGCGTGTCAAAACCAACGATGCAACCAAAAGCTATGCGATGCTCCTGCATCGAGCCTCTGTGAGTCCAGAGATCCTCTACCAAAGTGCAGACAACTACAATTCCCATCAGGTTGTACTTCTGTCCTGGAGAAGCGTAAAAGCCTCACGCTCTCATTGACGCCCTTGGGATTCTGCCCGCCCTCTTCGGTGAGCAGCCGCCCACAATCAGTGGTGAAAGTGTCCCCAGTCCACGGCGACCCCCACCCACAGCGAAGTCCTCGTCTCAGTGGTTGCAGCCGAGCTGAAGAGAAGGAACAAGGCCTGTTATCGCCGTCCGGCATCACTCTGAACAAGCTGTTGGACTGGGGAGAGAGGGTGCTGCTGGGGTTGGTCCACCCGGTGAAGATGGGACAACCTGCGCTGCCCTATAGGTGCTGA
- the ap2a1 gene encoding AP-2 complex subunit alpha-1 isoform X1, whose translation MPAVSKGDGMRGLAVFISDIRNCKSKEAEIKRINKELANIRSKFKGDKALDGYSKKKYVCKLLFIFLLGHDIDFGHMEAVNLLSSNKYTEKQIGYLFISVLVNSNSELIRLINNAIKNDLSSRNPTFMCLALHCIANVGSREMAEAFASEIPRILVAGDTMDSVKQSAALCLLRLYKTSPDLVLMGEWTSRVVHLLNDQHMGVVTAAISLITCLSQKNPDEFKTCVSLAVSRLSRIVSSASTDLQDYTYYFVPAPWLSCKLLRLLQCYPPPEDGAVKGRLVECLETILNKAQEPPKSKKVQHSNAKNAILFEAISLIIHYDSEPNLLVRACNQLGQFLQHRETNLRYLALESMCTLASSEFSHEAVKTHIETVINALKTERDVSVRQRAADLLYAMCDRSNAKQIVAEMLSYLETADYSIREEMVLKVAILAEKYAVDYSWYVDTILNLIRIAGDYVSEEVWYRVIQIVINRDDVQGYAAKTVFEALQAPACHENMVKVGGYILGEFGNLIAGDPRSSPLVQFNLLHSKFHLCSVPTRALLLSAYIKFINLFPETKATIQEVLRCDSQIRNSDVELQQRAVEYLKLSSIASTDVLATVLEEMPPFPERESSILAKLKKKKGPGAVSVTELEDSKRESGELNGAGERGPDPSVMAASNASTPSPSADLLGIRSAVPVSAPASSGSLLVDVFSEAGPTASSGAVNDDGFLRDLEQPPETSDPLLVEGSGDSDSAPPSEDPAPPLSEAEELLNKFVCKNNGVLFENQLLQIGIKSEYRQNLGRMYLFYGNKTSVQFASFTTTVSCPGELQTQLNVQSKPVEPLVEGGAQIQQVLNIECLTDFSDAPLLNIKFRYGGALQNLTLKLPVTINKFFQPTEMASQDFFQRWKQLSQPQQEAQKIFKANHSMDTEVIKAKLLGLGMALLDNVDPNPENYVCAGVIQTKSQQVGCLLRLEPNAQAQMYRLTLRCSKDSVSKRLCELLAQQF comes from the exons GGCTATCTGTTTATCTCAGTGCTGGTGAACAGCAACAGTGAGCTGATTCGTTTGATCAATAATGCCATCAAGAATGACCTGTCCAGTCGTAATCCAACCTTCATGTGCCTGGCACTTCACTGCATCGCCAATGTGGGCAGCCGGGAGATGGCTGAGGCCTTTGCCAGTGAGATCCCTCGCATCTTGGTGGCTGG GGACACGATGGACAGCGTTAAGCAGTCGGCTGCATTGTGTTTGCTGCGCCTCTATAAGACATCTCCTGACTTGGTGTTAATGGGTGAATGGACATCACGTGTGGTGCACCTGCTCAACGACCAACACATG GGTGTTGTGACAGCAGCAATCTCTCTCATCACCTGTTTGAGCCAGAAGAATCCAGATGAGTTCAAGACATGCGTTTCTTTGGCTGTGTCCCGACTCAGCCGG ATTGTGTCATCAGCCTCAACTGATCTGCAGGATTATACCTATTATTTTGTACCTGCCCCTTGGCTGTCCTGCAAACTACTGCGATTACTGCAGTGTTACCCTCCACCAGAAGATGGTGCAGTCAAAGGCCGTCTGGTAGAGTGTCTGGAGACTATCCTGAATAAGGCTCAGGAGCCACCCAAATCTAAGAAGGTGCAGCATTCCAATGCCAAGAACGCCATCTTGTTTGAGGCTATATCACTTATCATCCACTATGACAG TGAGCCAAACCTTCTGGTGCGAGCTTGCAACCAACTTGGCCAGTTCCTGCAACACAGAGAGACCAATCTACGTTATCTAGCTCTGGAAAGCATGTGTACTCTGGCCAGCTCAGAGTTCTCCCACGAAGCTGTCAAGACTCACATCGAGACCGTTATCAATGCACTCAAG actGAAAGAGATGTAAGTGTTCGACAGCGGGCGGCTGATCTGCTTTATGCTATGTGTGATCGCAGCAACGCTAAGCAGATTGTAGCAGAGATGCTGAGCTACCTGGAGACAGCGGACTATTCCATCAGAGAAGAGATG GTGCTGAAAGTAGCCATCCTTGCAGAGAAGTACGCTGTGGATTACTCCTGGTATGTAGACACAATTCTTAACCTCATCCGCATTGCCGGGGACTATGTCAGCGAAGAGGTTTGGTACCGGGTCATTCAGATCGTGATCAACCGAGATGATGTTCAAGGCTACGCCGCCAAGACAGTCTTTGAG GCCCTGCAAGCCCCGGCATGCCATGAGAATATGGTGAAGGTTGGAGGCTACATTCTGGGAGAATTTGGGAATCTGATTGCTGGGGACCCCCGGTCCAG tcCCCTGGTCCAGTTCAACCTTCTCCACTCTAAGTTCCACCTGTGCTCTGTGCCGACCCGTGCCCTTCTTCTGTCGGCTTACATCAAGTTTATTAACCTGTTCCCAGAAACTAAGGCCACAATCCAGGAGGTGTTGCGCTGCGATAGCCAGATCCGCAACTCAGATGTTGAACTGCAGCAGCGAGCTGTGGAGTATTTGAAGCTCTCTTCTATTGCCAGCACGGATGTCCTG GCCACTGTTTTGGAAGAGATGCCTCCATTCCCTGAAAGGGAGTCATCAATTCTTGCTAagctaaagaagaagaaggggcCAGGGGCAGTTTCTGTAACTGAGCTAGAAGACAGCAAAAGAGAGAGCGGCGAGTTGAATGGAGCAGGAGAACGGGGACCGGACCCATCAGTCATGGCTGCCTCTAATGCA TCTACCCCATCTCCATCAGCTGACTTGCTGGGGATTCGTTCTGCGGTTCCAGTTAGCGCTCCAGCCAGCTCAGGCAGTCTACTGGTGGATGTTTTTTCAGAGGCGGGACCCACTGCATCTTCTGGCGCAGTGAACGATGACGGCTTCCTCAG AGATCTGGAACAACCCCCTGAGACCTCCGATCCTCTTTTGGTGGAGGGTTCTGGTGACTCGGA CTCTGCTCCTCCTTCTGAGGATCCTGCTCCTCCTTTATCTGAAGCAGAGGAGCTTCTTAACAA GTTTGTCTGCAAGAACAATGGGGTTCTGTTCGAAAATCAACTTCTGCAGATTGGCATCAAGTCAGAGTACAGACAGAACCTAG GGAGAATGTATTTGttctatggtaacaaaacatcAGTACAGTTCGCCAGCTTTACCACCACAGTGAGCTGTCCCGGAGAGCTTCAGACTC AGCTCAACGTTCAGAGCAAACCAGTGGAACCACTAGTGGAGGGTGGAGCACAAATCCAGCAGGTCCTGAACATCGAGTGCCTGACAGACTTCTCCGATGCTCCACTTCTCAACATCAAGTTCAG ATATGGAGGAGCTCTGCAGAACCTGACTCTCAAACTGCCGGTCACCATCAATAAGTTCTTCCAGCCGACTGAAATGGCCTCTCAAGACTTCTTCCAGCGCTGGAAACAGCTCAgcca GCCTCAACAAGAAGCACAAAAGATATTCAAGGCCAACCACAGCATGGATACCGAAGTAATCAAAGCAAAG CTGCTGGGGTTAGGAATGGCCCTATTGGACAATGTTGACCCCAACCCTGAGAACTATGTTTGTGCTGGAGTCATCCAGACCAAGAGCCAGCAGGTCGGCTGTCTGCTAAGACTGGAGCCAAACGCTCAGGCTCAG ATGTATCGCCTGACTCTGCGCTGCAGCAAAGACTCCGTGTCCAAGCGTCTCTGTGAGCTGCTGGCTCAGCAGTTCTAG
- the ap2a1 gene encoding AP-2 complex subunit alpha-1 isoform X2: protein MPAVSKGDGMRGLAVFISDIRNCKSKEAEIKRINKELANIRSKFKGDKALDGYSKKKYVCKLLFIFLLGHDIDFGHMEAVNLLSSNKYTEKQIGYLFISVLVNSNSELIRLINNAIKNDLSSRNPTFMCLALHCIANVGSREMAEAFASEIPRILVAGDTMDSVKQSAALCLLRLYKTSPDLVLMGEWTSRVVHLLNDQHMGVVTAAISLITCLSQKNPDEFKTCVSLAVSRLSRIVSSASTDLQDYTYYFVPAPWLSCKLLRLLQCYPPPEDGAVKGRLVECLETILNKAQEPPKSKKVQHSNAKNAILFEAISLIIHYDSEPNLLVRACNQLGQFLQHRETNLRYLALESMCTLASSEFSHEAVKTHIETVINALKTERDVSVRQRAADLLYAMCDRSNAKQIVAEMLSYLETADYSIREEMVLKVAILAEKYAVDYSWYVDTILNLIRIAGDYVSEEVWYRVIQIVINRDDVQGYAAKTVFEALQAPACHENMVKVGGYILGEFGNLIAGDPRSSPLVQFNLLHSKFHLCSVPTRALLLSAYIKFINLFPETKATIQEVLRCDSQIRNSDVELQQRAVEYLKLSSIASTDVLATVLEEMPPFPERESSILAKLKKKKGPGAVSVTELEDSKRESGELNGAGERGPDPSVMAASNASTPSPSADLLGIRSAVPVSAPASSGSLLVDVFSEAGPTASSGAVNDDGFLSSAPPSEDPAPPLSEAEELLNKFVCKNNGVLFENQLLQIGIKSEYRQNLGRMYLFYGNKTSVQFASFTTTVSCPGELQTQLNVQSKPVEPLVEGGAQIQQVLNIECLTDFSDAPLLNIKFRYGGALQNLTLKLPVTINKFFQPTEMASQDFFQRWKQLSQPQQEAQKIFKANHSMDTEVIKAKLLGLGMALLDNVDPNPENYVCAGVIQTKSQQVGCLLRLEPNAQAQMYRLTLRCSKDSVSKRLCELLAQQF from the exons GGCTATCTGTTTATCTCAGTGCTGGTGAACAGCAACAGTGAGCTGATTCGTTTGATCAATAATGCCATCAAGAATGACCTGTCCAGTCGTAATCCAACCTTCATGTGCCTGGCACTTCACTGCATCGCCAATGTGGGCAGCCGGGAGATGGCTGAGGCCTTTGCCAGTGAGATCCCTCGCATCTTGGTGGCTGG GGACACGATGGACAGCGTTAAGCAGTCGGCTGCATTGTGTTTGCTGCGCCTCTATAAGACATCTCCTGACTTGGTGTTAATGGGTGAATGGACATCACGTGTGGTGCACCTGCTCAACGACCAACACATG GGTGTTGTGACAGCAGCAATCTCTCTCATCACCTGTTTGAGCCAGAAGAATCCAGATGAGTTCAAGACATGCGTTTCTTTGGCTGTGTCCCGACTCAGCCGG ATTGTGTCATCAGCCTCAACTGATCTGCAGGATTATACCTATTATTTTGTACCTGCCCCTTGGCTGTCCTGCAAACTACTGCGATTACTGCAGTGTTACCCTCCACCAGAAGATGGTGCAGTCAAAGGCCGTCTGGTAGAGTGTCTGGAGACTATCCTGAATAAGGCTCAGGAGCCACCCAAATCTAAGAAGGTGCAGCATTCCAATGCCAAGAACGCCATCTTGTTTGAGGCTATATCACTTATCATCCACTATGACAG TGAGCCAAACCTTCTGGTGCGAGCTTGCAACCAACTTGGCCAGTTCCTGCAACACAGAGAGACCAATCTACGTTATCTAGCTCTGGAAAGCATGTGTACTCTGGCCAGCTCAGAGTTCTCCCACGAAGCTGTCAAGACTCACATCGAGACCGTTATCAATGCACTCAAG actGAAAGAGATGTAAGTGTTCGACAGCGGGCGGCTGATCTGCTTTATGCTATGTGTGATCGCAGCAACGCTAAGCAGATTGTAGCAGAGATGCTGAGCTACCTGGAGACAGCGGACTATTCCATCAGAGAAGAGATG GTGCTGAAAGTAGCCATCCTTGCAGAGAAGTACGCTGTGGATTACTCCTGGTATGTAGACACAATTCTTAACCTCATCCGCATTGCCGGGGACTATGTCAGCGAAGAGGTTTGGTACCGGGTCATTCAGATCGTGATCAACCGAGATGATGTTCAAGGCTACGCCGCCAAGACAGTCTTTGAG GCCCTGCAAGCCCCGGCATGCCATGAGAATATGGTGAAGGTTGGAGGCTACATTCTGGGAGAATTTGGGAATCTGATTGCTGGGGACCCCCGGTCCAG tcCCCTGGTCCAGTTCAACCTTCTCCACTCTAAGTTCCACCTGTGCTCTGTGCCGACCCGTGCCCTTCTTCTGTCGGCTTACATCAAGTTTATTAACCTGTTCCCAGAAACTAAGGCCACAATCCAGGAGGTGTTGCGCTGCGATAGCCAGATCCGCAACTCAGATGTTGAACTGCAGCAGCGAGCTGTGGAGTATTTGAAGCTCTCTTCTATTGCCAGCACGGATGTCCTG GCCACTGTTTTGGAAGAGATGCCTCCATTCCCTGAAAGGGAGTCATCAATTCTTGCTAagctaaagaagaagaaggggcCAGGGGCAGTTTCTGTAACTGAGCTAGAAGACAGCAAAAGAGAGAGCGGCGAGTTGAATGGAGCAGGAGAACGGGGACCGGACCCATCAGTCATGGCTGCCTCTAATGCA TCTACCCCATCTCCATCAGCTGACTTGCTGGGGATTCGTTCTGCGGTTCCAGTTAGCGCTCCAGCCAGCTCAGGCAGTCTACTGGTGGATGTTTTTTCAGAGGCGGGACCCACTGCATCTTCTGGCGCAGTGAACGATGACGGCTTCCTCAG CTCTGCTCCTCCTTCTGAGGATCCTGCTCCTCCTTTATCTGAAGCAGAGGAGCTTCTTAACAA GTTTGTCTGCAAGAACAATGGGGTTCTGTTCGAAAATCAACTTCTGCAGATTGGCATCAAGTCAGAGTACAGACAGAACCTAG GGAGAATGTATTTGttctatggtaacaaaacatcAGTACAGTTCGCCAGCTTTACCACCACAGTGAGCTGTCCCGGAGAGCTTCAGACTC AGCTCAACGTTCAGAGCAAACCAGTGGAACCACTAGTGGAGGGTGGAGCACAAATCCAGCAGGTCCTGAACATCGAGTGCCTGACAGACTTCTCCGATGCTCCACTTCTCAACATCAAGTTCAG ATATGGAGGAGCTCTGCAGAACCTGACTCTCAAACTGCCGGTCACCATCAATAAGTTCTTCCAGCCGACTGAAATGGCCTCTCAAGACTTCTTCCAGCGCTGGAAACAGCTCAgcca GCCTCAACAAGAAGCACAAAAGATATTCAAGGCCAACCACAGCATGGATACCGAAGTAATCAAAGCAAAG CTGCTGGGGTTAGGAATGGCCCTATTGGACAATGTTGACCCCAACCCTGAGAACTATGTTTGTGCTGGAGTCATCCAGACCAAGAGCCAGCAGGTCGGCTGTCTGCTAAGACTGGAGCCAAACGCTCAGGCTCAG ATGTATCGCCTGACTCTGCGCTGCAGCAAAGACTCCGTGTCCAAGCGTCTCTGTGAGCTGCTGGCTCAGCAGTTCTAG